GAGGAGGCGACCAGCGCGGTCAGCAAATTGGTGAGCAGCCAGCGCACGCGGGCGCGATAACTGTCCATCACCGGTTCGTTGATGTCGCCTTCGCCGCCCGCGCCCGACAGGCGCAGGATGTCCTCGCCCGCTTCCTCGGAGATGATGTGGACCACATCGTCGACCGTGATCATGCCGACCAGGCGCCCGCTGGAATCGACCACGGCGGCGGAGATCAGCGCATATTTCTGGAAGCGCAGCGCGACCTCTTCCTGATCCATGTCGACCGGGATCAGCGTCTGTTCCCGCTTCATGAGGTCGGACATGGCGACGCCGCGCGGACAGGTGAGAATCCAGGAAAGCTGGCAGGTGCCGATGGGCCTGTGCTGCTCATCCACCACGAAGATTTCCCAGAAATCCGTGGTGAGGTCGCGATTGTCGCGCAGATAGTCGATCACCTGCCCGACCGTCATATGTTCGGGCACCGCGATCAGGTCGCGCTGCATCAGGCGGCCGGCGGACTCCTCCGGATAGGCCAGCGCGCTTTCGATGGCGGCGCGATCCTCGGGGTCGAGCGCGTCGAGGACCGCCTGCTGGTCCGCATCGTCCATATCCTCGATGATGGCGACAGCATCGTCGGTATCGAGTTCGGAGGCGAATTCCGCGACCTGTTCGGGCGCGAGCGAATCGAGCAGGTCGTCACGCACATAGTCGTTGAGTTCGGAGAGAACCTCCGCGCCCACCAGATCGCCGAGCGCGGCGGCGACCGGGCCGCGCCGCTCGGACGGGGTGAGTTCCAGAAGGTCGGCGATGTCGGCGGGGTGCAGCGGCGAGACCAGTTCGCGCGCGCGCTCGCTGTCGCCTTCCTCCACCGCGTCGAGCACGGCGGACACGAAGTCGGTTTTCAGCCGGTCGTCCTCGTCATGGCGGGAATCCTCCGCCAGATCGGCTTCCTCAACAGGCTGTTCGTCCGGCCGGGGTGCGGCCTGATCGCCGTGCTCGCTCATCGCGTCCCCTACTGTCCGGTTCCTGTAACATCGGGCCGCTTTCGCCCATGCGAAATCGAATTGCAATGGGGTTCGGAAGAGGAACGGCGCGTCATATCCCTAAATGCTTTCATCCTTCCCCCGACCCTCTATATGACGGCCATCGACCCCTTCCCCATCAAGAGGACATCATGGCCGACGAAACGCTTACCCTCACCCTCGACAGCGGCGGCGACGTCGTGATCAAGCTGCGCCCCGATCTGGCCCCCGGCCATGTCGAGCGCATCACTTCGCTCGCCAAGGACGGTTTCTATGACGGCGTGGTGTTCCACCGCGTCATCCCCGGCTTCATGGCGCAGGGCGGCGATCCGACCGGCACCGGCATGGGCGGGTCGAAGCTGCCCGACATCAAGGCGGAGTTCAGCCGCGAACCGCATGTGCGCGGCGTCTGCTCCATGGCCCGCGCGACGAACCCGAACAGCGCCAACAGCCAGTTCTTCATCTGCTTCGACGACGCCACCTTCCTCGACGGGCAATATACCGTCTGGGGCGAGGTCACGTCCGGCATGGAGCATGTCGACGCCCTGCCCAAGGGCGAGCCGCCGGCCACCCCCGGCAAGATCGTGAAGGCTAGCGTGGCCTGACCATGCCGTCGGTGGGGGAGATGGCGTTCGCCGCCGCCTCCTCCGCCGGCTGTTCCGGCGGGACATAGGCCCCGATCGATTCGATGTGCCAGCGACGGTCCGACTCGGACGATCCGGGCACGTCGTTGACGCGGCGCAGCGTCACCTGCCGCAGCATATACCAGGGCTTGCCGGTCGCGGCGAGGCGGCCATAGACCTGCACCGGCACGGTCACATAGAGGGAGCCCGCCGCGCCCTCCACCTCGCCGGGCGCGCCGACATTGGCATGGATTTCGCTGAAGCCCCGGAAGCGGGCGGCGAAGAGAACGTCCTCCTCCGACCCGACGGACCCCTTTTCGTTCCAGAGGTCCTGCGCGTCGCCATAGCGTTTTTCCTCGAGCAGGCCGTAATAGCCCTGCACCACCTGCGCGGCGCCCTGCGCGCTGTCGGGATCGATGGCGTTCTCGTCGACGGGCGGTTCCGCCGTCACGGGAAGGCCGCCGGGCGTTCCGGGCGGCGGCGGGGCCAGCGGCTCCATCAGGGCCTGCGCCTCGGCCTTCAGCTCATTGCCCACCTGCGCCGCATTGGCCCCGTTCGCCAGATTGTCGATCGCGCTTTCTTCACGCCCGTCGCAGGCGGCCAGCGCCATGATAGCCAGAAGAAGAACCGTTCCCTTTTGCCATCCCATCAGCCTGCCTGTCTTCCTTTACCATCATTCAGTTCGGATTCTGCCGCCGGCCCATGCGCGGCTGACGCGGGCCGCCGTCGGGACGGGGCGGACGCGCTTCCGGGCGGGCCTGGGGGCGCGGAGACGTTACGCCATCCCGTCCGCCGCGCCAACCGCCCCATCCCCGATTGCCGTCCGGACGAGGCGGACGCGGGGGCCGGGCCGCATTGCCGTCCGGCGGCGAAGGCCGCTGCGGACGCGACCAGTTGCCGCCGCGCGGGCCATCGCGATCGCGATCCCTCCAGCGATCCCGGTCGCGTCCCTGCCAGCGATTGCCGTCCTGGTCGCGCCAGCGGTCGCGATCCCGTCCGCGCCAGCGGTCGCCGCGATGCTCGGCCCGGCGGTTTTCCCAATAGCGGCGCTGGCTCTCGTTCCAGCGA
This genomic window from Sphingobium cloacae contains:
- the mgtE gene encoding magnesium transporter, with protein sequence MSEHGDQAAPRPDEQPVEEADLAEDSRHDEDDRLKTDFVSAVLDAVEEGDSERARELVSPLHPADIADLLELTPSERRGPVAAALGDLVGAEVLSELNDYVRDDLLDSLAPEQVAEFASELDTDDAVAIIEDMDDADQQAVLDALDPEDRAAIESALAYPEESAGRLMQRDLIAVPEHMTVGQVIDYLRDNRDLTTDFWEIFVVDEQHRPIGTCQLSWILTCPRGVAMSDLMKREQTLIPVDMDQEEVALRFQKYALISAAVVDSSGRLVGMITVDDVVHIISEEAGEDILRLSGAGGEGDINEPVMDSYRARVRWLLTNLLTALVASSIIGFFEGTIERMVALATLMPIVAGVGGNAGSQTMAVTVRALATNQITGTNTRRTILREIRVALLNGATVALVLGIGVALVFHNVQLGGVIAAAMMTNILTAGLAGAAVPLAFDRMNLDPAVASSIFVTMITDSMGFFAFLGLATAAGLTG
- a CDS encoding peptidylprolyl isomerase produces the protein MADETLTLTLDSGGDVVIKLRPDLAPGHVERITSLAKDGFYDGVVFHRVIPGFMAQGGDPTGTGMGGSKLPDIKAEFSREPHVRGVCSMARATNPNSANSQFFICFDDATFLDGQYTVWGEVTSGMEHVDALPKGEPPATPGKIVKASVA